In Alosa alosa isolate M-15738 ecotype Scorff River chromosome 19, AALO_Geno_1.1, whole genome shotgun sequence, a genomic segment contains:
- the ky gene encoding kyphoscoliosis peptidase isoform X1, with amino-acid sequence MRTSETNFRTSHFMYENFRDQFQNMEQETENEKPRTLKKDLVHKQELSKMQSQRKNIRVVAKPRANQNGGNEQRPRPAVLGLDGVVSRRAVFEQLAESQSEERPSTKRQLSAESVAKCVSVSKRRDAVPHAETHASKALTHSGPAARPGKPLARRRFRQQLFKSTDVFQRVDTYAINAGKELREECIFSAPPIAQCVTRGARSELEKLRAIWVWLCHNIEYDLDGYLGLSPKLCSPDEVIKEGRGVCSGYSSICLEMCREVGIKCQEVSGFSKGIGYQLSGRRARESDHMWNVVWLEGQWWLLDACWGAGRVDMLNKTFIKCYDDFFFLTEPSEFIDTHFPDQSEWQLLDTPLSWEKFEKRAITSSAFYSLGLKLKQHHQVTTDAGEANVCMSFARPMSVTYELRPHHSCDDTHTTQCAQSDAVPQRGAPEQGDSRGSSARLSLTSLGMSLQLSPPEAGSYDLRLFARPLSASAARHCYVCTVEVVCPVAAETEEVPPNPFLSWGVCVDASELGVECCSAGSDVVEVGEGGEWALTVQTSRPLMMLCELVHTSLEPALAKRCLVTQIATAQLVCHVVCPLRGFYRLSVFVRDYDSSDGKFQNVGNFLMHCRNACPGPESLFPPNLTPWCGPGIRTQQAGLTQFSHAGPVVSLPQGRCNISFHKDSPDLQVHAGLSAELHQETTDLGAELREEALPLSRHLFLTQMDGKVTVSVSAPRRGVYRLSLYGRTPPQQDYMPLCEFVLRSSYLEPNPPFPAVYSAWDRGCVLLEPRGGVLLAGQQVAFRVRVPGVRSVCVIGEKHAELKMNKSRVWEGHAHTGHGTLTHVKLAAATVETDSMAILLTWDVRNLPNEL; translated from the exons ATGAGAACTTCAGAGACCAATTTCAGAACATCACACTTCATGTATGAGAACTTCAGAGACCAATTTCAGAACATGGAACAGGAAACAGAGAATGAAAAACCGAGAACTCTGAAAAAAGATCTGGTACACAAGCAAGAGCTCAGTAAGATGCAGAGCCAGAGGAAAAACATCCGTGTGGTGGCAAAGCCCCGAGCCAATCAGAACGGCGGAAATGAGCAGAGGCCACGCCCTGCTGTGCTGGGATTGGACGGGGTGGTGTCCAGGCGGGCCGTGTTTGAGCAACTGGCAGAGTCGCAGAGCGAGGAGCGCCCAAGCACCAAGCGGCAGCTCTCGGCTGAGAGCGTGGCAAAATGTGTGAGCGTGAGCAAGAGGAGAGACGCTGTGCCGCACGCGGAAACGCACGCTTcaaaagcactcacacacagcggCCCTGCCGCCAGGCCAGGGAAACCCCTCGCACGGCGGAGGTTCCGCCAACAACTGTTCAAAAGCACAGATGTGTTCCAGAGAGTGGACACATACGCCATCAATGCAGGGAAGGAG CTTCGGGAGGAGTGTATATTCTCTGCACCTCCCATAGCTCAATGTGTGACGCGGGGGGCCAGGAGTGAGCTAGAGAAGCTGAGAGCCATCTGGGTGTGGCTGTGTCACAACATTG AGTACGATTTGGATGGATATCTGGGTTTGAGTCCAAAGCTCTGCTCACCTGATGAAGTCATCAAGGAGGGCCGTGGAGTCTGCAGTGGCTACTCAAGCATTTGCCTGGAGATGTGCAg GGAGGTTGGCATCAAATGCCAGGAGGTGAGCGGCTTCAGTAAAGGCATCGGGTACCAGCTGAGTGGCCGCCGTGCCCGTGAGTCGGACCACATGTGGAACGTGGTGTGGCTGGAGGGCCAGTGGTGGCTGCTGGACGCCTGCTGGGGAGCGGGCAGAGTGGACATGCTGAATAAGACCTTCATAAAatg CTATGATGATTTCTTCTTCCTGACGGAACCAAGTGAGTTCATTGACACTCACTTTCCCGACCAATCAGAATGGCAGCTTCTGGACACGCCCCTGAGCTGGGAGAAGTTTGAGAAGAGAGCAATTACATCATCAGCTTTCTACAGCCTAGGCTTAAAACTAAAGCAACACCACCAAGTTACCACgg ATGCTGGTGAGGCCAACGTGTGTATGAGCTTCGCCCGGCCCATGAGTGTGACTTACGAGCTACGCCCTCATCACTCCTGtgacgacacacacaccacccagtgCGCACAGTCAGACGCAGTGCCCCAGCGTGGAGCTCCAGAGCAGGGGGACTCCCGTGGCTCCTCTGCCCGCCTCAGCCTCACCTCCCTGGGCATGAGCCTGCAGCTGAGTCCCCCCGAGGCTGGATCATACGACCTGCGGCTGTTTGCGCGGCCGCTGTCGGCGAGTGCCGCGCGGCACTGCTATGTGTGCACCGTGGAGGTGGTGTGTCCGGTTGCGGCCGAGACGGAGGAGGTGCCACCCAACCCGTTCCTGAGCTGGGGCGTGTGCGTGGACGCCAGCGAGCTGGGCGTGGAGTGCTGCAGCGCAGGAAGTGATGTCGTGGAGGTGGGTGAGGGCGGCGAGTGGGCGCTGACTGTGCAGACGTCGCGTCCGCTCATGATGCTGTGCGAACTGGTGCACACCTCCCTCGAGCCCGCGCTGGCCAAGCGTTGCCTGGTGACGCAGATCGCCACTGCCCAGCTGGTGTGTCATGTGGTCTGTCCTCTGCGTGGCTTCTACAGGCTGTCTGTGTTCGTGCGGGACTACGATAGTAGCGACGGAAAATTCCAGAACGTTGGGAACTTCCTAATGCACTGTCGGAATGCCTGCCCCGGGCCTGAGAGCCTGTTCCCCCCGAATCTCACCCCGTGGTGCGGTCCGGGGATACGAACGCAGCAGGCCGGACTGACCCAATTCAGCCATGCGGGCCCAGTGGTGAGCCTGCCCCAAGGCCGCTGCAACATCAGCTTCCACAAGGACTCCCCAGACCTACAGGTGCACGCGGGCCTCAGTGCGGAGCTCCACCAGGAGACCACGGACCTGGGTGCCGAGTTGCGGGAAGAGGCCCTCCCCCTGTCACGACACCTCTTCCTCACCCAGATGGACGGCAAGGTGACCGTGAGTGTGAGCGCACCCCGCCGCGGCGTCTACCGCCTCTCACTGTACGGCCGGACGCCGCCGCAACAGGACTACATGCCGCTGTGCGAGTTCGTGCTGCGCAGCTCGTACCTGGAGCCCAACCCCCCGTTCCCTGCCGTCTACTCGGCGTGGGACCGCGGCTGCGTGCTGCTGGAGCCGCGCGGAGGGGTGCTGCTCGCCGGGCAGCAGGTGGCGTTCCGGGTGCGCGTGCCCGGGGTGCGGAGCGTGTGCGTAATCGGGGAGAAGCACGCGGAGCTGAAGATGAACAAGAGCCGCGTGTGGGAGGGCCACGCACACACGGGACACGGCACACTCACGCACGTCAAACTGGCCGCAGCGACCGTGGAGACGGACAGCATGGCCATCCTGCTGACCTGGGACGTCCGCAATCTCCCTAATGAACTTTGA
- the ky gene encoding kyphoscoliosis peptidase isoform X2, whose translation MRTSETNFRTSHFMYENFRDQFQNMEQETENEKPRTLKKDLVHKQELSKMQSQRKNIRVVAKPRANQNGGNEQRPRPAVLGLDGVVSRRAVFEQLAESQSEERPSTKRQLSAESVAKCVSVSKRRDAVPHAETHASKALTHSGPAARPGKPLARRRFRQQLFKSTDVFQRVDTYAINAGKELREECIFSAPPIAQCVTRGARSELEKLRAIWVWLCHNIEYDLDGYLGLSPKLCSPDEVIKEGRGVCSGYSSICLEMCREVGIKCQEVSGFSKGIGYQLSGRRARESDHMWNVVWLEGQWWLLDACWGAGRVDMLNKTFIKCYDDFFFLTEPSEFIDTHFPDQSEWQLLDTPLSWEKFEKRAITSSAFYSLGLKLKQHHQVTTDAGEANVCMSFARPMSVTYELRPHHSCDDTHTTQCAQSDAVPQRGAPEQGDSRGSSARLSLTSLGMSLQLSPPEAGSYDLRLFARPLSASAARHCYVCTVEVVCPVAAETEEVPPNPFLSWGVCVDASELGVECCSAGSDVVEVGEGGEWALTVQTSRPLMMLCELVHTSLEPALAKRCLVTQIATAQLVCHVVCPLRGFYRLSVFVRDYDSSDGKFQNVGNFLMHCRNACPGPESLFPPNLTPWCGPGIRTQQAGLTQFSHAGPVVSLPQGRCNISFHKDSPDLQVHAGLSAELHQETTDLGAELREEALPLSRHLFLTQMDGKVTVSVSAPRRGVYRLSLYGRTPPQQDYMPLCEFVLRSSYLEPNPPFPAVYSAWDRGCVLLEPRGGVLLAGQQVAFRVRVPGVRSVCVIGEKHAELKMNKSRVWEGHAHTGHGTLTHVKLAAATVETDSMAILLTWDVRNLPNEL comes from the exons ATGAGAACTTCAGAGACCAATTTCAGAACATCACACTTCATGTATGAGAACTTCAGAGACCAATTTCAGAAC ATGGAACAGGAAACAGAGAATGAAAAACCGAGAACTCTGAAAAAAGATCTGGTACACAAGCAAGAGCTCAGTAAGATGCAGAGCCAGAGGAAAAACATCCGTGTGGTGGCAAAGCCCCGAGCCAATCAGAACGGCGGAAATGAGCAGAGGCCACGCCCTGCTGTGCTGGGATTGGACGGGGTGGTGTCCAGGCGGGCCGTGTTTGAGCAACTGGCAGAGTCGCAGAGCGAGGAGCGCCCAAGCACCAAGCGGCAGCTCTCGGCTGAGAGCGTGGCAAAATGTGTGAGCGTGAGCAAGAGGAGAGACGCTGTGCCGCACGCGGAAACGCACGCTTcaaaagcactcacacacagcggCCCTGCCGCCAGGCCAGGGAAACCCCTCGCACGGCGGAGGTTCCGCCAACAACTGTTCAAAAGCACAGATGTGTTCCAGAGAGTGGACACATACGCCATCAATGCAGGGAAGGAG CTTCGGGAGGAGTGTATATTCTCTGCACCTCCCATAGCTCAATGTGTGACGCGGGGGGCCAGGAGTGAGCTAGAGAAGCTGAGAGCCATCTGGGTGTGGCTGTGTCACAACATTG AGTACGATTTGGATGGATATCTGGGTTTGAGTCCAAAGCTCTGCTCACCTGATGAAGTCATCAAGGAGGGCCGTGGAGTCTGCAGTGGCTACTCAAGCATTTGCCTGGAGATGTGCAg GGAGGTTGGCATCAAATGCCAGGAGGTGAGCGGCTTCAGTAAAGGCATCGGGTACCAGCTGAGTGGCCGCCGTGCCCGTGAGTCGGACCACATGTGGAACGTGGTGTGGCTGGAGGGCCAGTGGTGGCTGCTGGACGCCTGCTGGGGAGCGGGCAGAGTGGACATGCTGAATAAGACCTTCATAAAatg CTATGATGATTTCTTCTTCCTGACGGAACCAAGTGAGTTCATTGACACTCACTTTCCCGACCAATCAGAATGGCAGCTTCTGGACACGCCCCTGAGCTGGGAGAAGTTTGAGAAGAGAGCAATTACATCATCAGCTTTCTACAGCCTAGGCTTAAAACTAAAGCAACACCACCAAGTTACCACgg ATGCTGGTGAGGCCAACGTGTGTATGAGCTTCGCCCGGCCCATGAGTGTGACTTACGAGCTACGCCCTCATCACTCCTGtgacgacacacacaccacccagtgCGCACAGTCAGACGCAGTGCCCCAGCGTGGAGCTCCAGAGCAGGGGGACTCCCGTGGCTCCTCTGCCCGCCTCAGCCTCACCTCCCTGGGCATGAGCCTGCAGCTGAGTCCCCCCGAGGCTGGATCATACGACCTGCGGCTGTTTGCGCGGCCGCTGTCGGCGAGTGCCGCGCGGCACTGCTATGTGTGCACCGTGGAGGTGGTGTGTCCGGTTGCGGCCGAGACGGAGGAGGTGCCACCCAACCCGTTCCTGAGCTGGGGCGTGTGCGTGGACGCCAGCGAGCTGGGCGTGGAGTGCTGCAGCGCAGGAAGTGATGTCGTGGAGGTGGGTGAGGGCGGCGAGTGGGCGCTGACTGTGCAGACGTCGCGTCCGCTCATGATGCTGTGCGAACTGGTGCACACCTCCCTCGAGCCCGCGCTGGCCAAGCGTTGCCTGGTGACGCAGATCGCCACTGCCCAGCTGGTGTGTCATGTGGTCTGTCCTCTGCGTGGCTTCTACAGGCTGTCTGTGTTCGTGCGGGACTACGATAGTAGCGACGGAAAATTCCAGAACGTTGGGAACTTCCTAATGCACTGTCGGAATGCCTGCCCCGGGCCTGAGAGCCTGTTCCCCCCGAATCTCACCCCGTGGTGCGGTCCGGGGATACGAACGCAGCAGGCCGGACTGACCCAATTCAGCCATGCGGGCCCAGTGGTGAGCCTGCCCCAAGGCCGCTGCAACATCAGCTTCCACAAGGACTCCCCAGACCTACAGGTGCACGCGGGCCTCAGTGCGGAGCTCCACCAGGAGACCACGGACCTGGGTGCCGAGTTGCGGGAAGAGGCCCTCCCCCTGTCACGACACCTCTTCCTCACCCAGATGGACGGCAAGGTGACCGTGAGTGTGAGCGCACCCCGCCGCGGCGTCTACCGCCTCTCACTGTACGGCCGGACGCCGCCGCAACAGGACTACATGCCGCTGTGCGAGTTCGTGCTGCGCAGCTCGTACCTGGAGCCCAACCCCCCGTTCCCTGCCGTCTACTCGGCGTGGGACCGCGGCTGCGTGCTGCTGGAGCCGCGCGGAGGGGTGCTGCTCGCCGGGCAGCAGGTGGCGTTCCGGGTGCGCGTGCCCGGGGTGCGGAGCGTGTGCGTAATCGGGGAGAAGCACGCGGAGCTGAAGATGAACAAGAGCCGCGTGTGGGAGGGCCACGCACACACGGGACACGGCACACTCACGCACGTCAAACTGGCCGCAGCGACCGTGGAGACGGACAGCATGGCCATCCTGCTGACCTGGGACGTCCGCAATCTCCCTAATGAACTTTGA